A single region of the Leptolyngbya subtilissima AS-A7 genome encodes:
- a CDS encoding efflux RND transporter periplasmic adaptor subunit, giving the protein MQVPLIGKVRRPLVWLLAGLAAAAVVAGSVGFGVWRSRQSAYDVEAFTTPAAIEPLTVRVAASGTVRPVQTVNLSPENAGVLEELFVEQGDRVEPGQVIARMKSRDTAAQVSQNQAAVAEAEAALAELRQGSRPDEITQAEATVEANRAQVRDAQARLDLATSDLARRQELFDRGAVAATDLDTAAREQRSAQAALEQAQARVTESQRRVDDLRSGPRQEAIAQAEARLGQARAQLDGAQIRQDETLIRAPFGGIVTQKFATEGAFVTPTTSASELSSATSTAIVALAEDLEVLAEVPEADIALIEPGQTVEVVADAFPDQTFAGRVKLVAPEAIERQSVTLFQVRIELTDGKDILRSNMNVNVNFVGDQLADALVVPTVAVVTQAGESGVLVPGDDRDIVFQPVTLGPQVGDQIQILDGVEEGDRVFVDLPPGKSLENITVRQEQ; this is encoded by the coding sequence ATGCAGGTTCCCTTAATTGGTAAGGTGCGTCGTCCGCTGGTGTGGCTGTTGGCCGGGCTAGCGGCGGCGGCCGTAGTGGCGGGCTCGGTAGGGTTTGGGGTTTGGCGCAGTCGCCAGAGCGCTTACGATGTCGAGGCCTTTACAACCCCGGCGGCGATCGAGCCCTTGACGGTGCGGGTGGCGGCCAGTGGCACGGTGAGGCCAGTGCAGACGGTGAACCTCAGCCCTGAGAATGCCGGTGTTTTGGAAGAACTCTTCGTAGAGCAGGGCGATCGCGTCGAGCCTGGTCAGGTTATCGCCCGCATGAAAAGCCGCGACACCGCTGCCCAGGTGAGTCAAAATCAGGCCGCCGTGGCTGAGGCCGAAGCGGCTCTGGCTGAACTGCGCCAGGGCAGCCGCCCCGACGAAATTACCCAGGCGGAGGCGACCGTTGAGGCCAACCGCGCTCAAGTGCGCGACGCCCAGGCCCGTCTAGATCTCGCCACCAGCGATCTGGCTCGCCGCCAGGAGCTGTTTGATCGGGGAGCTGTGGCGGCGACGGATCTCGACACTGCCGCCCGCGAGCAGCGCAGCGCCCAGGCAGCCTTAGAGCAGGCCCAGGCCCGCGTCACCGAGTCACAGCGGCGAGTGGATGACCTGCGCAGTGGTCCGCGCCAGGAGGCGATCGCCCAGGCCGAAGCCCGCCTGGGTCAGGCCCGTGCCCAGCTCGACGGTGCCCAAATTCGACAGGATGAAACCCTGATTCGCGCTCCCTTTGGCGGCATTGTTACCCAAAAATTTGCTACCGAGGGCGCGTTTGTTACCCCTACCACCTCGGCTTCTGAGCTGTCGTCGGCCACTTCCACAGCGATCGTGGCCCTAGCCGAAGATCTAGAGGTGCTGGCCGAGGTGCCCGAGGCCGACATTGCCCTGATCGAGCCGGGGCAGACCGTAGAAGTGGTGGCCGATGCTTTCCCGGATCAGACCTTTGCCGGTCGAGTTAAGCTGGTGGCCCCCGAGGCGATCGAGCGGCAAAGCGTCACCCTGTTTCAGGTGCGCATCGAGCTAACTGACGGCAAAGATATTCTGCGATCGAACATGAACGTCAACGTGAATTTTGTCGGCGATCAGCTGGCCGATGCCCTGGTGGTGCCTACGGTGGCGGTGGTGACCCAGGCAGGAGAAAGCGGCGTGCTAGTGCCCGGCGATGACCGCGATATTGTGTTTCAGCCCGTGACCCTCGGCCCTCAGGTAGGCGACCAGATTCAAATTTTGGATGGTGTTGAGGAGGGCGATCGCGTCTTTGTCGATCTACCCCCCGGCAAATCCCTCGAAAACATCACCGTTCGCCAAGAGCAGTAG
- a CDS encoding VOC family protein, whose protein sequence is MAFELDHLFIYTAPNAPAAEQLLQFGLAEGRANVHAGQGTANRCFFFHNLMLELLWVHNAAEAQSDNTRPTYLWERWSGLAQGTCPFGVCLRPIAGQASATLPFPTWNYQPAYLPAGVAIPVATNISMLSEPMLFRLPFATRQDSYTEAKAQPLDHAFGLREVTRVSLTLTQPPPRSRELEALSATNLIAIQTGPAYLMELGFDGETQAQHRDFRPALPLIVHW, encoded by the coding sequence ATGGCGTTTGAACTCGATCACCTGTTTATTTACACTGCTCCCAACGCCCCTGCTGCCGAACAGCTGCTCCAGTTTGGGCTAGCGGAGGGCAGAGCCAACGTGCATGCTGGCCAAGGCACGGCTAACCGCTGCTTTTTCTTTCACAACCTAATGCTGGAGCTGCTGTGGGTACACAATGCCGCTGAGGCCCAGTCTGACAACACTCGCCCCACCTATCTGTGGGAACGTTGGTCTGGTCTGGCCCAGGGCACCTGCCCCTTCGGAGTATGCCTACGCCCGATCGCAGGCCAAGCCTCCGCAACCCTTCCCTTCCCCACATGGAATTACCAGCCCGCTTACTTGCCGGCGGGCGTAGCCATACCGGTAGCGACCAACATATCAATGCTGAGCGAGCCGATGCTATTTCGTTTGCCCTTTGCCACGCGACAAGATAGCTACACTGAAGCCAAGGCACAACCCCTTGATCATGCCTTTGGGCTACGCGAGGTAACGCGGGTCAGTTTGACCTTGACCCAACCGCCGCCGCGATCGAGGGAATTAGAGGCGCTCTCTGCCACCAACTTAATCGCAATCCAAACCGGCCCGGCCTATCTCATGGAACTTGGCTTTGATGGCGAGACCCAGGCCCAGCACCGCGACTTTCGCCCCGCCCTACCGCTGATAGTCCACTGGTAA
- a CDS encoding Gfo/Idh/MocA family protein: protein MAETPIQVAVVGTGFGQKVHIPGLQAHHRTEVVAVYHRDLAKAQAIAAEHGIPHACDSIEAIVALPEVQAVTVATPPFLHYSQAKTVLEAGKHLLLEKPTALSGAEAEAIAELARDRNLVATMDFEFRFVPAWQRLAELLTEGYVGNLRFVNITWTVPGRADPSRPWNWYSRQDQGGGALGAFASHSFDYITWLFGPIQRLSARLSTAIPQRPDPSGQLQPVDADDTCSLILDLANGAPCQVAISSVTYAGRGHWVEVYGDGGTLVLGSDNLTDYVHGFRLWGSQGGAALAELPIPDRLQFPTTYSDGRIAPFVRVVNHWVSDIDRGLATEPSIWDGVRSQHLMDLAHQSHRQNAWVEVPKPLFQV, encoded by the coding sequence ATGGCAGAAACTCCGATTCAGGTGGCGGTGGTGGGCACCGGCTTTGGCCAGAAGGTTCACATTCCGGGGTTGCAGGCCCACCATCGCACCGAGGTGGTCGCGGTGTATCACCGGGATTTAGCGAAAGCGCAGGCGATCGCGGCCGAGCACGGCATTCCCCACGCCTGCGACAGCATCGAGGCGATCGTGGCCCTGCCCGAGGTGCAGGCGGTGACCGTTGCCACCCCGCCCTTTCTGCACTACTCCCAGGCCAAAACCGTGCTTGAGGCGGGCAAGCACCTGCTGCTCGAAAAGCCCACGGCGCTGTCGGGGGCGGAGGCCGAGGCGATCGCCGAACTGGCGCGCGATCGCAATCTAGTCGCCACCATGGATTTTGAATTTCGCTTTGTGCCTGCCTGGCAGCGGCTGGCCGAGCTGCTGACCGAGGGCTACGTCGGCAACCTGCGCTTCGTCAACATCACCTGGACCGTGCCGGGCCGCGCTGACCCCAGCCGCCCCTGGAACTGGTATTCTCGCCAAGACCAGGGGGGCGGTGCCCTGGGGGCCTTTGCCTCCCACAGCTTCGACTACATCACCTGGCTGTTTGGCCCCATTCAGCGGCTCAGCGCCCGCCTCAGCACCGCCATTCCTCAGCGGCCCGACCCCTCTGGCCAACTCCAGCCGGTCGACGCTGACGACACCTGTAGTTTGATTCTCGATTTGGCCAACGGTGCCCCCTGCCAGGTAGCGATCAGCTCCGTTACCTATGCTGGGCGGGGCCACTGGGTCGAGGTCTACGGCGACGGTGGCACCCTGGTGCTGGGCAGCGACAACCTCACCGACTACGTCCACGGCTTTCGCCTCTGGGGCAGCCAAGGGGGCGCAGCCCTCGCAGAACTGCCGATTCCCGATCGCCTCCAGTTTCCTACCACCTACAGCGATGGCCGCATCGCTCCCTTTGTGCGCGTCGTCAATCATTGGGTCAGCGATATCGATCGGGGCCTGGCTACCGAGCCGTCGATTTGGGATGGGGTGCGATCGCAGCACCTGATGGATTTAGCCCATCAGTCTCACCGCCAAAATGCCTGGGTTGAGGTGCCCAAACCCCTATTTCAGGTGTAG
- a CDS encoding GNAT family N-acetyltransferase: MNLRTAIEADLPALATLFRETVLVNGPQHYSQAQVEAWAAVDAASPRFHQFILGVTTYVAEDDDTAILGFAGVDDNGYVASTYVRHDCLRQGVGSLLMQAVLAHAQEKHIQRLYTEASEFSLGLFQKFGFSQYDTEVVDRNGVQFTRYLMERQLD; this comes from the coding sequence ATGAATCTTCGCACCGCAATTGAAGCCGATTTACCGGCTTTGGCAACCTTATTTCGAGAGACGGTGCTAGTTAACGGCCCGCAGCACTACAGTCAGGCTCAAGTTGAGGCTTGGGCCGCCGTCGATGCCGCTAGCCCTCGGTTTCACCAATTCATCTTAGGGGTGACCACCTACGTGGCCGAGGATGATGATACCGCCATCCTCGGTTTTGCGGGCGTTGACGACAACGGCTATGTAGCCTCCACCTACGTGCGCCACGACTGTCTGCGCCAGGGCGTGGGCTCGCTGCTGATGCAGGCGGTGCTCGCCCATGCCCAGGAGAAGCACATCCAGCGCCTCTACACCGAGGCCAGCGAGTTTAGCCTGGGGCTATTCCAAAAATTTGGCTTCAGCCAGTACGACACCGAAGTGGTCGATCGCAACGGCGTTCAGTTCACACGCTATCTGATGGAGCGACAGTTGGATTAG
- a CDS encoding ABC transporter permease, whose protein sequence is MNLQESLSMATKTLAANRLRSALTMLGIIIGNASVITMVGLGEGAQRYVNGQLETLGPNVLFVVPGSRETRELGSLEVPRTLVLDDATAIAEQVPSVSGVAAESSGRQLVTFRNRNANINVVGTTPDFLAVRSFEVANGRFISDLDVTRSAQVAVVGETLRERLFDDESGLGQQIRVGGINFDIVGVLEKKGSNLGLDYDDAVMVPLTTKASRLGGSERSPYGIEVSFITVSARDRTSMDTAEFQITNLLRLRHNIRDEDDFYISSQDSLLTIANTITGALTLMLAAIAGISLFVGGIGIMNIMLVSVRERTQEIGLRKAIGASQGDILGQFLIEAIILSIAGGVIGTAVGVSGILLIGLLTPFEAGISAGAILLTVSVSGGIGLFFGVFPARQAAKLDPIVALRTA, encoded by the coding sequence ATGAACCTGCAAGAAAGCCTGTCGATGGCGACCAAGACCCTGGCGGCCAACCGCCTCCGTAGCGCCCTCACCATGCTCGGCATTATCATCGGCAATGCCTCGGTGATTACGATGGTGGGACTTGGCGAAGGGGCGCAGCGGTATGTTAACGGCCAGCTCGAAACCCTAGGGCCAAACGTGCTGTTTGTGGTGCCGGGCAGCCGCGAGACTCGCGAGCTAGGTTCTCTAGAGGTGCCGCGCACGCTGGTGCTGGATGACGCGACGGCGATCGCTGAGCAAGTGCCCTCGGTTAGTGGCGTGGCGGCTGAGTCGAGCGGTCGTCAGCTCGTCACCTTTCGCAACCGCAACGCCAACATCAATGTAGTGGGCACTACGCCAGACTTTCTCGCGGTGCGCAGCTTTGAGGTGGCCAACGGGCGCTTCATCAGCGATTTGGACGTCACCCGTAGTGCTCAGGTGGCGGTGGTGGGCGAAACCCTGCGGGAGCGCCTGTTTGATGACGAATCAGGCCTGGGTCAGCAGATTCGGGTGGGGGGCATCAACTTTGACATCGTCGGCGTGCTGGAGAAAAAAGGCTCTAACCTGGGCCTTGACTACGACGACGCGGTGATGGTGCCGCTGACCACCAAAGCTAGCCGCCTGGGCGGCAGCGAGCGATCGCCCTACGGCATTGAGGTCTCGTTCATCACCGTGTCGGCTCGCGATCGCACCAGCATGGACACTGCCGAGTTTCAGATCACCAACCTGCTGCGCCTGCGCCACAACATTCGCGACGAAGACGACTTCTACATCAGCAGTCAGGACTCGCTGCTCACCATTGCCAACACGATTACCGGGGCGCTGACGCTGATGCTGGCGGCGATCGCCGGCATTTCCCTGTTTGTCGGCGGCATCGGCATTATGAATATCATGCTGGTGTCGGTGCGAGAGCGCACCCAGGAGATTGGGCTGAGAAAGGCGATCGGCGCCTCCCAGGGCGACATCTTGGGGCAGTTCTTAATTGAGGCAATCATTCTGTCGATCGCAGGGGGCGTGATCGGCACCGCCGTGGGGGTGAGCGGCATTCTGCTGATTGGGTTGCTGACTCCTTTTGAAGCCGGCATTTCGGCGGGGGCGATTCTGCTGACAGTGAGTGTTTCTGGCGGAATTGGCCTGTTCTTTGGTGTGTTCCCCGCCCGTCAGGCCGCTAAACTGGACCCAATTGTGGCCTTAAGAACGGCTTAA